The Colius striatus isolate bColStr4 chromosome 19, bColStr4.1.hap1, whole genome shotgun sequence nucleotide sequence cttctttttaatagctttaAGTACTTAGCCTTTGAAATAGAAGACTCAAGTCCTGTAACTAGGATCAGATGCTAACAATAATGACTCAAGTTTGGGAACATGTCAATATGAACTCCCCTCAGCAAGAATGGTACAACTTTTCATTTATCTGATAGAGCTTGTGATCACAATTAACCTTAGAGAACCTCTGACAGTATTCATCAAATTTGCTGATGGCAACTCAGAATGGCTTGATCGGTGTTCTGTAGTCTATCTTTCTTACAGTTGATGTAAGAATGTAATTTAGTTCACAGGTAGAAATATAATGATTGGGAAGGTAATGTTCAATCTCTACAGCAAGTCACACTTCTATTACATGATGTCTAGCAGCCATTCACTTTTTCCAAAAGTTGCAGTTAGTATTATTATGCACTTAAAGTAGTTGCTACATCCAGATTTGGAAAGTGGAGGCAAATAACTGTGAGAGTGTTAcatctctgggaaaaaaaactacAGAAGTCTGAAGCAAAGCATAGGAGTagaaaaaagtcttttgctTTTATCATCATAGGCGACCTAATGTACACAAGTTAACTACTGAGTAGCAAATCCTTTCCACAGACATGTGTGGTATTTGACATGTACTTAAAAAGCTGTATCTATAACACCACATGCTTTAGAAATGCTTTAGGTTgatttcccctcctcccttaCAATAAAATCTCCTCTTAATagattttgggggtttttggtttggttgggttttttacagAACTTGAAAACATGAGTTTTCATGAAGATTGGCTCCTGTCCTAGAAAAGATAAAACTGACTAGCATTACTGTTGTTGGCATGAtgattttttccttcccactAACCAAGGAATCCGAGTTTCACACTTGATAGGGAAGTAGGGCACAAATGCCAAGATTCCCAGAAGTATGCAGTATGAGTTACACCAACGAAGTTTTTGTATGCAAGATTCAGTAGATGTGGGAATTGCATAAAGTCACAGCGGCAGTGTCTCGAATACAAGGCCAGTGTTTAGAACCTGGTTTTCCACCTTTACTCACAAGAATTTACTTTGATTTGTAATCAAGGATTTTACCACTTCAAAGCCAAATTCACAGCTTTCAATTCAGACTATGCTGATGGAGGCACAAATGATGATATAAGATCTTTGGTTACCTCACTCAAAAGTGAAGAGAACTTATATAAAACAGAAAGCTTTAAATAACTTGTCTAGAAACCCAGTTCTTATCATTCTTAATATGGAAGCAGCTATACAGTGTATGAAGTGTGCAGCAACCCAGCTTATTCTAAAGGAACCATGTGATGGGCGACCTGTAAAAAACTGCAGTAGCCACACAGTTAAGTTTCCAATGATACTAATTTGGATAGGAAGTGGAATCCATAGAAAGGGGAAGCAGTCAATATGCCCGAGAATATGCTATTCTGAGGATCCTCAACAAAGCAGATAAGTGGGCTGACAGAAATCTCAGTGAACTTTAACCAAAACAAATGCACCATCTTGCACCTAAGACAATTACCCAACAAAACAGGCAGGCTGGAGGCATCTAGATGAAAAGCAGCTTTAGAGGAAAGGACTTGGGAATGCTGTTGTACAGCAAATTGAACAGGATTCAGCAATATGCTCTTGTGATAAGGCCAACTGTACACTGAGCTGTACAAGCAAGTCCACAGCTAGGAGGAGCTCAAAGGAAGGTTCTTCAACTCAGTTCTGCTCTCAAGGCCACGCCCGAGTCCAATGTTGAGCTCAACATTACAAAACTGACACGCTGCAGCAAGTCCTATGACAGGCTGCAGAGATGAAGCACAAGATGGCTGAGAAATTAGTTCAGCCTTCCAGAGAGAATgatgggggaagggaaggtGTTAGTGATCATGGGGGGTGGGCACTATTACTGTCTCCAGCTATCTTAACAAGAAGGTATAGAGAAGACAGAGTTAGACTCAGTATCATGCAATAGGACAAGGGCCCACGGTCACAAACTGCAAGAGAAATTCCAACTAGCTCTTCCCATCATGAGGGTAGTTAAAGACTcaaaaaggctgcccagagtcATTGTGTGTTCGGTTTACCCAGATAAAGTTCAAGGAAACCATGCCACCTtaccctgctttgagcaggaaaTTGGACTTGCAGATGTCCTTTTCTAATCTACATATCTAAAATTCCAAATGGACCTCTTGCCAAGCAAAACAGTACTACTGCAGCAGGCACCTTTGATGTTAATACAGCTGACACAGATTGTTGATAGAGACTGTGGGAGATGCTGTTGCTACTGTAAAGCAAATGCTATAGTTTGTTAAAAGCCATGAAGTGATTCCTGGAAAGGGATTCTACCACAAGTATTCCACAAGTTGCAGAAAATTTTAAACATATTAAGAACTctaaaattctctttttctgcatTGTCCCAGAGAATGCAAGCAGAATAGCATCCAATACACACTACACTGTTCTTCTTCCCTTTTGGTTTTATGAATAGTTTCCACTTATTGTGAAGCAGGTTATGATTACTATAAACATAGTTAGTGGCTAATGGTTATTTATAGACTATCTCTTGAAGCCTCTCACATAAAAGTTTCACATGGACATTTGCTAGCTAATGATGTCAATTCACTAATGACAGAGCACAGATATATGCCACCACAAAACAGATGAAGGAATGAAAACATGACAATAccacaaaaatttaaaaagcatacctgttctcacacacacacacttaacTCTCTCACACACGTCACAGTATCACTGCCACCAGATGTCCTATCATGAGAAGGTTCTAATATCTTGCCACATCAGTACAATGCACATAGCTTTGGGGACTtagcaaacaggaaaaaaattgtcaaAAATTGTTAAGTTACAGTGAGCAAATGTTCTTTGCTTTACTTTCCATATGACTTTTTAGCAGAAGTTAGCAACTATCTGGCAGTGTTTTTAGAtagaggttggaaaagacacaGCTTCTGTACCATTAACACTTACATAAGTGAGCAACATATTTCAACTTACCCATCACAAAGGACTAAAATCCACCTGATGCTTCCTTTCCATGAATAAAGAAACAGTTTGCTATGAGGCTTCAAggtcccaggaaaaaaaaaaaacacacacatacaagtgCTATGTATCATAAATAGTGGTTCCTCTATTCATCTTTCCACCTGAAAatagccttttttttcagttcacaaCAATCTCTTTCTTCAACACCAACCTGTATCACTGGCCTTTGTTCTAAAGCTTTCTAACAGGACTCAGCACTTACTGCTTAAGTAATTCAGAACAGCTGTGGGTAACAAAACAGGGATCACTCTTCTCCTtaaaccattaaaaaatacaattaaacaGTCATTTGAATCAGCAAAAACTCAAACTGCTATGTTTAGTGTTACGATGCActaccttaattttttttacaatttaaaCTGGTAGATTTTGCTCAATTATTTTcactatttatttgtttatcttTAACTCAAGGTGCTACATATGCATTTTTTTATCCAAATAGTGACATAAAAACTGcaagaattaaaaccaaaagttACTAATTATAGCAGTTGTATTTTTTATACATAGATTGAAAACTGTGTATTAATTTGTGCATTATGTGAACCAGCtgggaaatacttttttttttaatgatgaaaaaaaatatttttccagaagTAATACCATCTGCATTGATCCTTGGTATCATTGAATGACTCAGCGATCTGCTAAGAATTCTCATTTCCATTACAAAGAAATATCTCAAACAAGTGACAGTTACAGTGCTACAGCTGGTGTGTTTTCCTCTGTAATTTATTGTTAATGCCAATAAAGGTCTTCATCTGTGAGATGCTGTCCCAAGCCACTTTTAATAGACACCTCTAAtcacagctgtgtttttttaTCCACCAAGTACTTCAgagatacaagaaaaaaaaaatcaattaactTCTTCTTCAAGTAGTTTACAAAATCATTGTACTAGCTAAACAATATATGaagatgggaaaagaaaatgagagaaagctgaaaaatgGGTACATTAGCTTTCTAAtttctgcatggtcacttcctAGGCCCTGCATAATGCTAGTTATAGCCATTCAAAAGAGCTATCTTCTCCCTATCAACTCTCACATCTGAAAAACCTGCAGTAGAGACTTTACCTCAACAACCCAACTCTTTATTGGCACTTAATCACTGTGTACTCTTACAAAATACCATGTCTCATGTAATAAGTTAAATGCATTTACATTTGCACAGTACATAAAAGGGCTGTTCTCTTAAACCTCTAAAAGATGTAAACTTCACATGGAAGCAATTTTAATATAACTTTTAAATTCTATTCTCTGCCTGCCCACAGTACAGGTAGCTCTCCACATTCCCTCCTTATAACCAAGGTTTCACTTTTGACCTTGCAGTATAGTTTGATGTAGCACCTTGTTAACATTCATGATTAATGACGAGTTGTATCTCCACAGCGTTGTATCCCTTATGAGGGATTCTCTAGGAAGGTTTCCTTGAAGGGGCACCCGACAGTGATAAATGAGAGCAATGTCCATGGGAACATTCACACTGTTCCCATAAGCACGTAGGACAGAGTGGACCGAAGTCTGAATCACCTTCCGTGGATCTACTATCATTTTCCTGGGATTGATTGTATCTTTTCTGTCAGGCTCTCTGTGAACATGCTGTAATATATTAACACCTGGCACAGTATTCCAGGAGGAAATGTTGAACATGTCAGTAGATACAGTTCTGGGGAAGATATGGTTCTCAAAGAGGAAAATGCCAGTCCCTGGGTTTTGCTCCTGGAGGCTGCTCATCATTGTTTTCCAGTCTGGGTGCTTAAGGGGAAGAATTATTTCATCAGCATCATTAAGAACCACAAACTTGCTCCTCTGCATGTTACGGTATACACAGTCATTTAGAGCTGTGATTTGTCCATAGTAGCCAATGTGCGTTCCATCTTGTGCAAAGTGCCATTTAGAAGAAACCTTCAGGTATGAGTTAATTGGCCAGTGAATTACCTCTACAATTCCTTCTTCCATATAAAACTTTAAGACTTTCTCCATCAGGTGACTGCAGTTGTTCTTATAGATCACCACTTTCTCTACCCCAAGAATCTTGTACATTTCCATACTCTGTATAAACTGCAAAACATTGTTGTAATTTCCAAACATGGTGGAGATGCATACAGTGAAGTCAACAGAAAAGGTTTCAGCCTTGCGGTTTTTAATTTCAAACCTTGGCAGCTGGTCAATATTTCCATGTGGAGACTGATGAATTGACACATGTGTTGGATCACAGTTTTTGGGTTCCAAACAAACTATATCTGCTGTGCCATAGGGAAATCCAAATCTATCTGAATGAACATCAATTTCTGCTTTTGATATGTATATCTTTCCATCAGGCTGACAGCAGAACCAGCAGTGTAGTTGTTTTACATCTTCATGGTGAACAATCCCAATCACACGGGTGactttgctttctctgttgTCGAAGTATGGAGATATAATAAAAGTCTTGTTGTCTTTTAGTGCTGTTATTGTGCTAttgattatttttcctctaCATCTGCTACCTTCTTGAATTATTTTTGGCAGGTGAGAAAGTCTCTGTAACCTAATATATGAAAGTGTGATCGTTGAAGTTACAACAAtaacacacacagcagctgcaaacCAAGATTTTTTCTCACCACGCAACATTTTGAATATATTGAAATGTGGATGCAAATTTCTTTGTCCTTGCAGTTTATGCTGCTgcatctgcaggaaaaaaaaagatgtagcaTGAGGTAATATTGATTTGTGATCACCATTTAAGAATTTCATAAACTAGATGAGAGACAAATCTCTACCACTGTTCATGGATTTAATCAGAGATCCAGCTACTGTGCTTCTATGATGAAATCACAGAACACGCCTTTAATGGTATGGATGATACCGCACATGGCATTCTGTATGTCAGATGTATGAAACAGTTTCTGTACATGGAGGTTTCTGTGAGAGAATAAAATAGAGGTCTGTATACAGGAGAAGAAGGAGCAAGTATTCAGTACTTTCTATGACCAAAATCTTAGAAAATCTAATTAAATAATTagtcattttaaaaggaaaacaaaagcttggttttgggggttttttcccctgtacACAGTCTATATGTaaattttacatgaaaaaagCCCTCAACCAGACTTCTCAGACAAGTTAGGGGCTGATACATAAATTACACATATAGAGAATGAATCGGGTTAATACAAAACATGGCAGAGTTTAttctaaaataataattaaaccTATAttgcatacttttttttttttgcatttctcacATGGTAGATTATTTTGAGAACCTCTCAATCACGCTTCATGATGGAACAGAAAACTagcattttcaaagcaaaataagaaagatacaaaattaaaagaacCCAAATCCAAAGTTTTGATCCAGATATCACACTCAGCAGCTTTGTAACTTTGAAAGTGCATAAATTCACCTGCAACTTGCTTGGCTTGAAAAATTCCCCTAGAGTCTGGTTTtcctcttaaacagtatttttcacCCAGCAAACACTGGCTTCTGAATACAGCAATCAATCTTGTGACTCTCAGTTTAGTCAAAAAAATAATTGCCCACACCTTCAGAACAACGTGCAATACTCTtttctgaaaaagcaaaataacaggAACTGTGGTCACAACATACTCTTTAAAATGTCCCATTTTAAAATGCCCAATGCCAATACACTTTATAGTAGCCTTTCCGAGCTACCAAGAAATTGCTTTACAGACCAGAAAAGTCATAGGGCACCAGAAATCTCATTACATCATACTAGGCACaaagcagaacagcagcagcagcaagcactGACGCTTCCATCTCTGAAAAGCAGAATTCCCCTCCAGAAGTCCTTGTAATTTAGAGTAGAACTGCAAACACATGGTATGAAGTTGCTACGGTCATACAACTTCTGCTGGAGATTTGTGACTGAGAAGGACTCAaattttcaaagtctttttATTAAACGTTCTGAAGTTAGACAAAAATTCTCCCTGTAGCATTCTTATCCCCAGGTCGCTATATATTTTAGCATTCTTACAACACAGAGTAGGtcacatttaacattttttccaCATTCTTGTCTATTTATGacttaaaattatctttttacaGAATAAATAGGTTTTACTAAAGAAGTCTCAAAATTAtccaatattaaaaaatacaactaATTTATcacctgtttttttaaaataaaaattaaataataatttaaaaatacacccTTTCAACTATGTTTTAAACAATGAacatcagagaggaaaaaggtaCCTTTTAAAGCAGCCAGCTGATTGAAGTTCTGTTCAATCCTCCATTTATTTTTTGCTAAGGTGTAATCTACAGATTGTTTATTCTAACCAGATGAAAACAAATATCTTTAAGATAAAATGCAATAATTGTTCAATATAgaaaaagaatgaggaaaaaaatgctggtACGATAGCTAAGACACTTGCcaacacattttatttcagatggTTGGTGTTCTTTAATATTAGTCAGCAACAGCAGCCACACCTACCAGAAAAAcaagttttccttctcttgagCAAAGTATACAGTTGCCTCACAAGGACTTAACTTCAACTACAAAATTGAATGTGGAGTTGTTGAAGCAAATCAAACTTAGGCACTCAGGTGATTTGTTTTTAAGGCTACCTAAGCTTCCTTCTGGAAATTAATCCTGCAGTTCACACACATATTTAAAGAGAACTAGAAAAATACACTGTATATCTGCATTTCTTGGGCAATCATTTCTTCAGTAACATACTACACACCTAATATAAACAGGCAAATACAGGTTCTGATAAGGAATTGCAAGAGATCTGAAACACCAGCAGGTTctagaagcagagaaaaagaaaaaatatagaacTCAAAACACACCAGAACACAAactcttaaagaaaataaatatgaaattatttgAGGGGTGAAATTAATGGATTTCCCAACACGTGATTCATTAATTTTCATCCTCCACAGATATGTAGTTGGAAAAGATAAAAAGTTGGATTGATTAGGAACGTTGCATTTATATTTCCTCACTATAGAGTACTTGGCAAATTTTAACTTCAAATATACTCTAGCATATTTTAAAGACAATATTTTATAATAGCAACAATAATTCTTTACAGTTTTATGTCATTTTATTCCTATTGGTCTTCAAGAGAACTTGACACAAATTATgcagatttcatagaatcatagaatggtaggggttggaagggaccttcacagatcatctagcccaacccccctgcagaagcagggtcacctagatcaggttggataggaacatgtccaggcgggtcttgaagacctccaaggaaggagcctccacaacccctctgggcagcctgttccactgctctgtcaccctcacagggaaatagttttttcttatgtttaagtggaactttttgtgttccagcttcatcccatcaccccttgtcctgttgctggctactacagaaaaaagagatgtcccaacctcctgacaaccaccctttagatatttataaatgttaataagatctcccctcagtctcctctagactaaacagccccaggtcccgcagcctttcctcgtatgaaagatgctctattccctgcgctggactctctccagtacttcCCTGCCcttcttgagttgaggagcccacaactggacacaggactccagatgaggcctcaccagggcagagtagagagcgagaagaacctccctcgatctgctggccacactcttcttgatgcatcccaggatgccattggccttcttggccacgagggcacagtgctgcctcatatttagtttattatcaatcaggactcccaggtctctctctgcagagctgttcttcagcagttcga carries:
- the LOC104562776 gene encoding uncharacterized protein LOC104562776; this encodes MQQHKLQGQRNLHPHFNIFKMLRGEKKSWFAAAVCVIVVTSTITLSYIRLQRLSHLPKIIQEGSRCRGKIINSTITALKDNKTFIISPYFDNRESKVTRVIGIVHHEDVKQLHCWFCCQPDGKIYISKAEIDVHSDRFGFPYGTADIVCLEPKNCDPTHVSIHQSPHGNIDQLPRFEIKNRKAETFSVDFTVCISTMFGNYNNVLQFIQSMEMYKILGVEKVVIYKNNCSHLMEKVLKFYMEEGIVEVIHWPINSYLKVSSKWHFAQDGTHIGYYGQITALNDCVYRNMQRSKFVVLNDADEIILPLKHPDWKTMMSSLQEQNPGTGIFLFENHIFPRTVSTDMFNISSWNTVPGVNILQHVHREPDRKDTINPRKMIVDPRKVIQTSVHSVLRAYGNSVNVPMDIALIYHCRVPLQGNLPRESLIRDTTLWRYNSSLIMNVNKVLHQTILQGQK